In one window of Leptospira sp. GIMC2001 DNA:
- a CDS encoding apolipoprotein N-acyltransferase, with protein MNWKSWIFPITSALWVGVFSNYAFAPFSNAILVWLAPWGLFYLESRYRGQWKKLFWAGCLVAIVFYSFSFNWIIYMTVVFGGFPMFLALPIFFISAIILNLWFPFFLMLFSFLIIKVKKEFAWVAGFVCLLGEFVTPQVFPWYWGSIVAGHETLAQTAEIMSIYGLSFLLFVVSYTMYSWWGRDILLSPARWKRIPQRFRLLQKLYLPIALFIIFYVVGFSLYVKWNNVVPSRYVDTLVIQPNAPLEFRDGRSVAETINDLMKRIDELAVQGKASSPDPVDLIVLPESGVPFFSAHKHSATISPPMYWDRYDSLMFLLANRLQSNIFFNELDASFKDNIRTRANRRLYNSSTLYDPNGERKKSYQKVFLLIFGEYMPFDWMYALSPQTGRFEPGKSLELIPYYSKERKLDSELPKPISYEDTLNIGKPDVENYYSELKTPTTEVGKFLPLICYEVIVPEFVRTFRDSGNPDFFVNVTNDKWYGVSAETFQHGDLARIRSIEWRKWMVRSTNSGSSFFVDHLGRIVDNEFSAQEASLFMRKKVGVVDSEQTFYVKYGNLLSWMILLGLSIRYGFIYWKKRK; from the coding sequence ATGAACTGGAAATCTTGGATCTTCCCAATAACTTCTGCCCTATGGGTAGGAGTTTTTTCAAATTACGCATTTGCCCCCTTTAGCAATGCAATCCTTGTATGGCTTGCACCCTGGGGGCTTTTCTATTTAGAGAGCCGCTACCGTGGCCAATGGAAGAAGCTCTTCTGGGCAGGATGCCTGGTCGCAATTGTTTTCTATTCCTTCTCTTTCAATTGGATCATTTATATGACGGTCGTCTTTGGCGGCTTTCCCATGTTTCTCGCTTTACCGATCTTTTTTATTTCAGCAATCATTCTCAATCTTTGGTTTCCATTTTTCTTGATGTTGTTTTCTTTTCTTATCATCAAGGTAAAAAAAGAATTCGCTTGGGTTGCAGGATTTGTCTGTCTACTGGGAGAATTTGTCACACCACAAGTCTTTCCTTGGTATTGGGGAAGCATAGTGGCCGGACATGAAACTCTCGCTCAAACAGCGGAGATCATGTCGATCTATGGTCTCAGCTTTTTATTGTTTGTTGTCTCATATACTATGTATTCCTGGTGGGGTCGAGATATTCTTTTATCTCCTGCGAGGTGGAAAAGAATTCCGCAGCGGTTTCGACTATTGCAAAAGTTATATCTTCCTATAGCACTATTTATCATTTTCTATGTCGTAGGATTCTCGTTATACGTTAAATGGAATAATGTAGTGCCATCTCGTTACGTAGATACTTTGGTTATTCAACCCAATGCTCCCTTAGAGTTTCGTGATGGAAGAAGTGTTGCCGAGACAATCAACGATCTTATGAAACGAATTGATGAATTGGCTGTTCAAGGCAAAGCATCCAGTCCAGATCCAGTTGACTTGATTGTTCTGCCAGAATCAGGAGTTCCATTTTTCTCAGCTCACAAACATTCGGCGACAATCAGTCCGCCCATGTATTGGGATCGGTACGATTCACTTATGTTTCTTCTTGCCAATCGATTGCAATCCAATATTTTCTTCAATGAATTGGATGCATCATTCAAAGACAATATTCGAACCAGAGCCAATCGAAGACTTTACAATAGCTCTACTCTCTATGATCCAAATGGGGAACGGAAGAAATCCTATCAGAAAGTTTTTCTCCTGATCTTTGGTGAATACATGCCTTTTGATTGGATGTATGCACTCAGTCCGCAGACAGGACGTTTTGAGCCAGGCAAAAGTCTTGAGCTAATTCCCTATTATTCGAAAGAAAGAAAATTAGATAGCGAACTTCCTAAACCTATCAGCTATGAAGATACCTTAAATATTGGTAAGCCTGACGTGGAAAATTATTATAGTGAATTGAAAACTCCTACGACAGAAGTTGGTAAATTTCTTCCTTTGATTTGTTATGAAGTGATTGTTCCAGAATTTGTCCGGACTTTTCGGGATTCTGGGAATCCAGACTTTTTTGTAAATGTAACTAACGATAAATGGTACGGAGTGTCCGCCGAGACTTTTCAACACGGTGATCTTGCAAGAATTCGTTCAATAGAATGGCGCAAATGGATGGTTCGTTCAACGAATTCTGGTTCGTCTTTCTTTGTGGATCATCTGGGTAGAATTGTTGATAACGAATTCTCGGCTCAAGAAGCATCATTATTTATGCGAAAGAAAGTGGGTGTTGTCGATTCAGAACAAACCTTCTATGTCAAATATGGAAATCTACTTTCTTGGATGATCTTACTCGGTCTAAGTATTAGGTATGGATTTATCTATTGGAAAAAGAGGAAGTAA
- a CDS encoding ABC transporter permease: MTTHFAIYWDLIKASIQARMEYRWNFFIFIVTLLFLYAAQIITVSVIVNRFKTIGGWSLGEVVFLYSILILVGGIVSSVFTGVLEFGSLVRLGGFDRYLIRPISPLGQVICMGFDVSGIAHLSLGTFTFIYANKLVDIHWGVINIVLLICSLIGGVMIMGGIRILIASVAFFSINNQSLVHLFIFSAREFLLYPASIYTRGVQFSLSFLFPIAFVNFYPAAYFLNKDTGLHPLFGLGTLPIGIAVFSIAMYFWRKGIKAYESAGGA, encoded by the coding sequence ATGACAACCCACTTTGCAATCTATTGGGATCTAATCAAAGCCTCCATCCAAGCACGGATGGAATATCGTTGGAATTTTTTTATATTTATTGTAACTTTATTATTTTTATACGCCGCTCAGATAATCACAGTTAGTGTAATCGTCAACCGATTCAAAACTATTGGTGGATGGTCACTCGGTGAGGTAGTTTTTTTATACAGTATACTGATCCTTGTCGGAGGCATTGTCTCAAGTGTTTTTACCGGCGTCTTGGAGTTCGGAAGTCTTGTTAGACTTGGGGGTTTTGACAGGTATTTGATTCGTCCAATTTCTCCGTTGGGACAGGTGATATGTATGGGATTTGATGTATCAGGAATTGCCCATCTAAGTCTTGGAACTTTTACATTCATATATGCGAATAAGCTTGTGGATATACATTGGGGAGTGATTAATATCGTCCTTCTTATCTGTTCACTTATTGGGGGTGTGATGATCATGGGCGGAATACGAATTTTGATTGCATCCGTTGCATTTTTCTCAATCAACAATCAATCGCTAGTTCATCTTTTTATTTTCTCAGCACGAGAGTTCTTATTGTATCCAGCGAGCATTTACACTCGGGGTGTGCAATTCTCCTTAAGTTTCCTATTTCCAATTGCATTTGTGAATTTCTATCCGGCAGCTTATTTTCTGAATAAGGATACAGGTTTGCATCCATTATTTGGTTTAGGAACTCTTCCAATTGGAATTGCAGTCTTCTCGATAGCTATGTACTTTTGGCGAAAAGGTATTAAAGCATACGAATCAGCAGGTGGTGCCTAA
- a CDS encoding dihydrofolate reductase family protein yields the protein MRKVIFAINCTADGFYGHENMLPDESVHNFFTKLLSSAGCILYGRITFQLMIPYWPEIAKNQNEDASSNEFAKTFDSVHKILFSRSLQKINESNSVLAQNNLVDEVLSLKKQPGKDIYIGSLSLASQLTEQELIDEYYFVVHPVIAGQGPKLFNQTSMQNNLLLDLIGSEKFPSGAIALHYKKRI from the coding sequence ATGAGAAAAGTTATTTTTGCAATCAATTGTACAGCGGACGGATTCTATGGACATGAAAATATGCTACCGGATGAATCTGTTCATAATTTCTTTACAAAACTACTTAGCTCGGCAGGCTGCATTCTTTATGGACGAATCACTTTCCAACTCATGATTCCCTATTGGCCTGAAATTGCAAAAAATCAGAATGAAGATGCTTCATCTAATGAGTTCGCAAAAACATTTGACTCCGTTCACAAAATTCTTTTCTCAAGATCATTGCAAAAAATAAATGAATCTAACTCAGTACTTGCACAAAATAATCTGGTAGATGAAGTATTGAGTTTAAAAAAGCAACCTGGAAAAGATATTTACATTGGAAGTTTGAGTTTAGCGTCTCAGTTAACAGAACAAGAATTGATAGATGAATATTATTTTGTCGTTCATCCTGTAATCGCTGGGCAAGGTCCAAAACTATTCAATCAGACAAGTATGCAAAACAATCTTCTACTAGATTTGATTGGATCAGAAAAATTTCCATCTGGTGCAATTGCACTACATTACAAAAAAAGAATATAG
- a CDS encoding NAD(P)-dependent oxidoreductase — protein sequence MQRVFYPAGTKLGREIFNLIPDSEIIPYNPSELTSLQSEKISVLIANTRLIINEETINRYKHVSCFATVSSGTDHVDWNMLRKYDRKFMNSPGCNASSVAEYIVVALHKFYKNISDLRIGLIGYGQVGKVLGKILDSHGLVWKFYDPFISSSKNWNEVWKSDVVSCHVPLTWDGRYPTFGFIGEGEISNLQSNSMFINTSRGEILTQSGVQSLIRREDINLVLDVFDPEPPNEDLIGKLITRKNSIYTPHIAGYSQIGRILGIYRLACRLAERVGRKYPKPIDSFLQKNLDFKTETFLDFESDQLKSAFITGNNQYFEERRGNYPLREDIGVYSDNSYLYNGSTIDL from the coding sequence ATGCAACGCGTTTTTTATCCAGCTGGAACAAAACTGGGAAGGGAGATTTTTAATCTTATTCCTGATTCCGAAATCATACCGTACAATCCTTCCGAATTAACATCTCTTCAATCGGAGAAAATTTCTGTTCTCATTGCCAATACTAGATTAATCATAAATGAAGAAACCATTAATCGATATAAGCATGTCTCCTGTTTTGCAACTGTGAGTTCTGGAACAGATCATGTGGATTGGAATATGCTTCGCAAATACGACCGAAAATTTATGAATTCACCCGGCTGCAATGCTTCATCGGTTGCGGAATACATTGTTGTTGCATTACATAAATTTTATAAAAATATTTCTGATCTTAGGATTGGTTTGATTGGTTATGGACAGGTGGGTAAAGTCTTAGGCAAAATCTTAGACAGCCACGGTTTAGTATGGAAATTTTATGATCCATTTATTTCGTCCAGTAAGAATTGGAACGAAGTCTGGAAGAGCGATGTTGTCAGTTGCCATGTCCCACTCACATGGGATGGTAGATATCCAACTTTTGGTTTTATCGGTGAAGGCGAGATATCAAATTTACAATCCAACTCTATGTTTATCAATACATCACGCGGTGAGATCCTTACTCAGAGTGGTGTACAATCCTTGATTCGACGTGAAGATATAAATCTTGTATTAGATGTATTTGACCCAGAACCACCTAATGAAGATTTGATTGGTAAACTAATTACAAGGAAAAACTCAATCTATACTCCTCATATAGCAGGATATAGTCAGATCGGACGCATACTTGGCATCTATAGACTTGCTTGCCGATTAGCCGAGAGAGTTGGTCGAAAGTATCCTAAGCCTATAGATAGCTTCTTACAAAAAAATCTGGATTTCAAAACAGAAACTTTTTTAGACTTTGAATCCGATCAACTGAAATCCGCATTTATTACTGGAAATAATCAGTATTTCGAAGAACGCAGAGGCAATTATCCTTTGCGAGAAGATATAGGAGTTTATTCGGACAATTCGTATTTATATAATGGGTCAACAATTGATTTATGA
- the can gene encoding carbonate dehydratase, with amino-acid sequence MNSFEKILLENKAWSEEKKKKDPEFFGRMTQLQKPEFLWIGCSDSRVAVNEITNTNPGDIFVHRNIANLVVHTDLNLLSVLQYAVEILKVKNIIVCGHYQCGGVQAALDTKDLGLINKWLRNIKDVYTKHSAELDLLPHQEKLDRLTEWNVKEQILNLSKTTIIQKSWNREQIPELHGCVYSLKDGIMHEIIYMDHKSIVDPLYKYELSE; translated from the coding sequence ATGAACTCATTCGAAAAAATACTTCTAGAGAATAAGGCTTGGTCAGAAGAAAAGAAAAAGAAAGATCCCGAATTTTTTGGACGTATGACTCAACTTCAGAAACCAGAATTCTTATGGATTGGATGCTCAGACAGTCGTGTTGCTGTAAACGAAATTACCAATACAAATCCCGGAGATATTTTTGTTCATAGAAATATTGCAAACCTTGTTGTGCATACAGATCTCAATCTACTATCTGTTCTTCAATACGCGGTAGAAATCCTCAAAGTCAAAAACATAATTGTCTGCGGTCACTATCAATGCGGAGGTGTGCAAGCTGCACTCGATACAAAAGATCTCGGTCTAATCAATAAATGGCTTAGAAACATCAAAGATGTCTATACGAAGCATAGCGCAGAATTGGATCTACTCCCACACCAAGAAAAATTAGATCGTCTAACAGAATGGAATGTAAAAGAACAGATATTGAATCTTTCGAAAACAACAATCATTCAAAAATCATGGAATAGAGAACAGATTCCTGAATTGCATGGATGTGTTTATAGCTTAAAAGATGGAATCATGCATGAAATCATTTATATGGATCATAAATCAATTGTTGACCCATTATATAAATACGAATTGTCCGAATAA
- a CDS encoding SulP family inorganic anion transporter produces MNFKYFKADVSASFVVFLVALPICLGVALASGAPLYSGILSGIIAGIAIGIMSGSNLSVSGPAAGLAVIVSRAIDSLGSYENFLLAVVVAGIFQIGLGLLKAGYLSSLFPHAIIRGMLAAIGIILILKQVPHAIGYDFDFEGDESFFQFDGHNTFSELFYSFQSISPIAVCISISSLIFLILVDNRYIRKFEWIRLLPGALIVVLAGIGFNQFLLVYNPNLALAQNHLVTLPDILKSDTFFENLTFPNYSAYKNLSIYGVGLTIAIIASIESLLSIEAIDKMDPKRRSTSTNRELIAQGIGNFLCGIFGGIPVTSVIVRSTANLTAGAKTKLSCILHGILLLLSILFFANVLNLIPLSSLAAILIVIGFKLTNPSVFIEIYKKGQNQFIPFLFTIIAILFTDLLIGIFIGTAIGLIFVLKGNYKEVITLTKHNENYLLRLNRDAFFINKPELKQKILDIPDGASVLLDGSRAEFIDNDVLETLEDFLDSCIDRNIDVEVYKIHNARYEIFRKN; encoded by the coding sequence ATGAATTTTAAATATTTTAAAGCTGATGTATCTGCCTCTTTTGTAGTATTTCTTGTTGCGCTTCCAATCTGTTTAGGGGTAGCTCTCGCATCTGGTGCTCCTTTATACAGTGGGATTCTTTCTGGCATTATCGCAGGAATTGCAATCGGGATAATGAGTGGATCGAACCTGTCAGTATCTGGTCCTGCTGCAGGACTTGCAGTAATTGTCTCTCGAGCAATTGATTCCCTTGGGAGCTATGAGAATTTTCTTCTTGCTGTAGTTGTTGCAGGAATTTTTCAAATAGGCTTAGGTTTATTAAAGGCTGGATATTTGAGCAGTCTTTTTCCACATGCAATCATTCGTGGAATGCTTGCGGCAATTGGTATCATCCTAATCTTAAAACAAGTTCCGCATGCTATAGGATATGACTTCGATTTTGAAGGAGATGAAAGTTTTTTTCAATTTGATGGGCATAACACATTTAGTGAATTGTTCTATTCTTTTCAATCCATATCTCCGATAGCAGTATGTATTTCTATATCATCACTGATTTTTCTTATATTAGTGGACAATCGTTATATTCGTAAATTTGAATGGATTCGTTTACTGCCAGGAGCTTTAATTGTAGTATTGGCTGGAATCGGATTCAATCAGTTCCTTCTGGTTTACAATCCAAACTTAGCACTTGCACAGAATCACTTGGTTACTTTACCAGATATACTCAAGAGCGATACATTCTTTGAGAATCTCACTTTCCCCAATTATTCAGCATATAAGAATTTGTCAATATACGGAGTTGGTTTAACGATCGCTATTATCGCATCCATTGAATCTTTACTGTCCATTGAAGCAATTGACAAAATGGATCCAAAACGAAGATCCACATCCACGAATAGGGAACTAATCGCTCAAGGGATAGGGAATTTTCTATGCGGAATTTTTGGCGGAATCCCAGTAACATCCGTTATCGTAAGAAGCACAGCCAATCTCACTGCTGGCGCAAAAACGAAATTATCCTGTATCTTGCATGGTATATTGCTTCTTCTATCTATACTTTTTTTTGCTAATGTATTAAATCTCATTCCACTTTCTTCGTTGGCGGCGATTCTCATTGTAATCGGATTCAAATTAACCAATCCGTCCGTTTTTATAGAGATCTATAAAAAAGGTCAGAATCAGTTTATACCATTTTTATTCACAATTATTGCCATACTGTTTACAGATCTTTTGATCGGAATTTTTATAGGAACTGCGATTGGACTCATTTTTGTTCTAAAAGGCAACTATAAAGAGGTTATCACCCTAACTAAACATAATGAAAACTATTTACTCCGACTCAATCGAGATGCTTTCTTTATCAATAAGCCTGAACTAAAACAGAAAATTCTGGATATCCCTGATGGTGCAAGTGTGCTCCTTGATGGGTCTCGGGCAGAATTTATTGACAATGATGTGTTAGAGACTCTGGAAGATTTTCTGGATTCTTGTATAGACCGAAACATTGACGTTGAAGTATATAAAATTCATAATGCCAGATATGAAATTTTTAGAAAGAACTGA
- a CDS encoding OmpA family protein — protein MQTYFLSIAIAFSILIPSYIFSDEPRKLEWKLQSDDVLELNEFHNVRFRVMDREVNRQDRNRIVLKVEECSAVSCRLDSFFDTYVRYGNTEGPFRKDKSFISKFFIQKNGLYIVPDEYVMPNLRSVPGFPESPVSTGDSWNMAAEESFDFIGGRVKIPVNAEYNIQGPREWKWNEHSGRGERINYSYSIYHQEKSVREGVPVKIYGFARGTVYFDPIRGVPQYKENKLSYTFVYPGGIVQEASFHINGVYQHRKTLTDQAKDDFRNQISNELGIPKDDSKSPLNVRRTDEGISISMDSILFDLDSADLRKDALDQIGKIAEVLKKYPKREIRISGHTDNTGGKDYNQKLSENRAKSALNALVDKFGLDPDRMSYEGLADRKPIASNKTEEERKKNRRVDITIVVE, from the coding sequence ATGCAAACTTACTTTCTTTCGATTGCCATTGCTTTCTCTATCCTAATTCCAAGTTATATTTTCTCAGACGAGCCAAGAAAATTAGAATGGAAACTCCAATCAGACGATGTTTTGGAGCTGAATGAGTTTCACAATGTACGGTTTCGAGTGATGGATCGTGAGGTCAATCGGCAAGATAGGAATCGTATCGTTTTGAAAGTAGAAGAATGTTCGGCAGTTTCTTGTCGTTTGGACAGTTTTTTTGATACGTACGTTCGTTATGGAAATACGGAAGGTCCCTTTCGAAAGGACAAAAGTTTTATTTCTAAATTCTTCATTCAAAAAAATGGACTCTACATAGTTCCAGATGAATATGTTATGCCTAATCTAAGATCAGTTCCAGGTTTTCCTGAAAGTCCAGTTTCAACTGGAGATTCTTGGAATATGGCTGCAGAAGAATCCTTTGATTTTATAGGTGGTCGCGTTAAGATTCCTGTAAACGCTGAATACAATATACAAGGTCCAAGGGAATGGAAGTGGAACGAACATTCGGGTCGCGGAGAAAGAATTAACTATAGTTATTCGATTTATCATCAAGAAAAATCCGTTCGAGAAGGAGTGCCAGTTAAAATTTACGGATTTGCTCGAGGGACTGTCTATTTTGATCCAATTCGAGGGGTTCCTCAATACAAAGAAAATAAATTATCTTATACGTTTGTCTATCCTGGTGGAATAGTTCAGGAAGCTAGTTTTCATATCAATGGAGTCTATCAGCATCGCAAGACATTGACCGATCAAGCAAAGGATGATTTTCGCAATCAAATCTCTAATGAGCTAGGAATTCCAAAAGACGATAGCAAGTCTCCATTAAATGTTAGGCGAACTGATGAAGGAATCTCCATTTCTATGGATTCAATCCTTTTTGATCTAGATAGCGCAGATCTGAGAAAGGATGCTCTAGATCAGATTGGAAAAATTGCTGAAGTTCTAAAGAAATATCCCAAAAGAGAAATTCGAATCAGTGGGCATACAGACAATACTGGTGGAAAAGATTACAATCAGAAACTTTCTGAGAATCGAGCCAAGTCAGCATTGAATGCATTGGTTGATAAATTTGGTTTAGACCCAGATCGAATGTCATACGAAGGGCTTGCTGATCGCAAACCAATAGCTTCGAACAAAACAGAAGAAGAAAGAAAGAAGAACCGTCGTGTGGATATAACTATCGTTGTTGAATAG
- a CDS encoding methyl-accepting chemotaxis protein yields MKLQNISGKIIALFFLVSAIGYAIFIGLLYIDRTSEMKDRAIEKSLDYVSRSVQMFMVSTIKFNEEFDSANGDDAKNLVRQDWTRTIFAVDEAITHDFGVDIPRVRLVTDPKLLSLKPQGTSTGVEISFEEEALKSFLQGSKKVEEFNDNFYRLSLPLNANTHPGCAHCHFYNPGTDKLLGSINVYINLNKDKEALNADLMKYGLSFPLFILAMVFILFYGIQKLLIKPIKNFVTISKNISEGDLSQKSQMDSDDEIGQLSISIDSMREYLNNFVTKIKSTSADLQITSDNMNTKIDSLANISQSQAAASEESSAAIEELSSTQENISVHINDTVKRGTEISKSLNLLNDSIFSIQSEIQNLTDISTFTNEHASVGKKQINEVNNSIHDIALKSAKIQEFTRIIRDISDKTNLLSLNAAIEAARAGESGKGFAVVAEEISKLANQASSSVKDIDINSKDMVDSIESGKTQINQLLKILETIISSVERIEGSVTNVMNSITDQTSNTKNIVQGVDKFQNMMDIIDGSTLEQKKAIQEFASMVSNLSNESQTMADTSIEMKDLSKNINNLAFEINDLVKKFKVGEVQS; encoded by the coding sequence ATGAAATTACAAAATATTAGTGGCAAGATAATTGCTCTCTTTTTTCTCGTCTCAGCAATCGGTTATGCAATTTTTATTGGGTTGTTGTATATCGACCGAACTAGTGAAATGAAGGATCGCGCAATAGAGAAGTCTCTTGACTATGTTTCTCGTTCGGTTCAAATGTTTATGGTATCAACCATTAAGTTCAATGAAGAATTTGATTCTGCAAATGGTGATGATGCAAAAAACTTGGTAAGACAGGATTGGACTCGAACTATATTCGCAGTTGACGAAGCAATCACTCATGATTTTGGAGTTGATATTCCAAGAGTGAGACTAGTCACAGATCCAAAATTACTTTCTCTTAAACCTCAAGGAACTTCTACTGGAGTCGAAATAAGTTTTGAAGAAGAGGCATTGAAGTCTTTTCTACAAGGATCAAAAAAAGTAGAAGAGTTTAATGATAATTTCTATCGACTGAGCCTTCCTTTGAATGCCAATACACATCCTGGATGTGCTCATTGCCATTTCTACAATCCTGGAACAGATAAGCTATTAGGTAGTATTAACGTTTATATAAATCTAAATAAAGATAAAGAAGCATTGAATGCTGATTTGATGAAGTATGGTCTGTCCTTTCCATTGTTCATTCTTGCAATGGTTTTTATTTTATTTTATGGAATTCAAAAATTACTAATTAAACCAATTAAAAATTTTGTGACAATATCCAAAAATATTTCTGAAGGAGATCTATCTCAAAAATCACAAATGGATTCTGATGATGAGATTGGACAGCTTTCTATCTCGATTGATTCCATGAGAGAATATCTGAATAATTTTGTAACTAAAATCAAAAGTACATCCGCGGATTTACAAATTACATCTGATAATATGAATACTAAGATTGATTCGCTTGCAAATATTTCGCAAAGTCAGGCTGCAGCTTCGGAGGAATCATCGGCTGCAATCGAAGAATTATCATCGACTCAAGAAAATATTTCTGTTCATATCAATGATACTGTTAAGCGAGGAACGGAAATTTCTAAGTCTTTGAATCTTCTGAATGATTCGATTTTTTCTATTCAGTCAGAAATCCAAAATCTGACGGATATTTCCACATTTACGAATGAGCATGCAAGTGTAGGTAAAAAGCAAATCAATGAAGTAAATAATTCCATCCACGATATCGCCTTGAAATCTGCAAAAATCCAAGAATTCACAAGAATTATTAGGGATATATCGGACAAAACCAATTTGCTATCACTGAACGCGGCAATTGAAGCAGCAAGAGCTGGAGAATCAGGAAAAGGTTTTGCTGTTGTTGCAGAAGAAATTTCAAAATTAGCAAATCAAGCTTCTTCAAGTGTGAAGGATATTGATATCAATTCAAAAGATATGGTAGACTCGATTGAAAGTGGAAAGACACAAATCAATCAGCTTCTCAAAATACTGGAAACAATCATTTCAAGCGTAGAACGTATTGAAGGCTCTGTCACGAATGTTATGAATAGCATAACGGATCAGACTAGCAATACAAAGAATATAGTTCAAGGTGTAGATAAATTTCAAAATATGATGGATATCATTGATGGATCTACTCTTGAGCAAAAAAAAGCAATTCAAGAATTCGCCTCAATGGTTAGTAATCTAAGTAATGAATCGCAAACTATGGCAGATACTTCCATAGAAATGAAAGATTTATCAAAAAATATCAATAACCTAGCATTTGAAATCAATGATTTAGTCAAGAAGTTCAAAGTGGGCGAAGTTCAGAGTTGA
- a CDS encoding type II toxin-antitoxin system VapB family antitoxin — MATNLNIDNDLLNQAYSISGLKSKKDTVNLALKEFIKRYKQDQFLNFINNVEYDENYNYKKIRDR; from the coding sequence ATGGCAACCAATTTAAATATTGATAATGATCTTTTGAATCAAGCTTACTCTATAAGTGGTTTAAAATCCAAAAAAGATACTGTAAATTTAGCATTAAAAGAATTTATAAAAAGATACAAGCAGGATCAATTTCTGAATTTCATCAATAATGTTGAATACGACGAAAACTATAATTATAAAAAAATAAGAGATCGTTAG
- the vapC gene encoding type II toxin-antitoxin system VapC family toxin: MRKLSLLVDTSVWSEALRRKKNDFETSETFLYKLIKNEEEIFLTGSIIQEILSGIKDGRLFDQIQNHLNYFSYLELDKKDYIDSAKLRNELSKKGLSLTTIDCQIATTAINRNLYLATYDNDFVGISKYKELNILNLENYLKIKKKANS; encoded by the coding sequence TTGAGAAAATTAAGTCTTTTGGTTGATACTTCGGTTTGGTCTGAAGCACTTCGAAGAAAGAAAAATGATTTTGAGACTTCTGAGACTTTCTTGTATAAATTGATTAAAAATGAAGAAGAAATATTTCTCACAGGATCAATAATTCAAGAAATATTGTCAGGGATAAAAGACGGCAGACTGTTCGATCAGATACAAAATCATTTAAATTATTTTAGCTACTTAGAATTGGATAAGAAGGACTATATTGATTCTGCAAAATTACGGAATGAATTATCAAAAAAAGGCTTATCATTGACTACAATTGATTGTCAAATTGCAACAACGGCAATTAATAGAAATCTATACTTAGCTACTTATGATAACGATTTTGTCGGAATTTCCAAATATAAAGAATTAAATATTTTAAATTTAGAAAATTACCTGAAGATTAAAAAGAAAGCCAACTCATAA